Below is a genomic region from bacterium.
CGATTCATTCCGCTTATGATCGTCGATTTGCCAGCCATATCCTCCCGCTTCTTCAGTAATCCGCACGAGCTTGCGCAACGCGGCCCGGCGCCTGCGGTCACGCATTTTTTTATAGGCGAGAACATCCTGCAGTTGCACGCGGCGATGACTGCCCGTGCGTCGCGCGGGCAATGCTCCTTCTTCAATCAGGCGAACGAGATATTGTCTCGATACATTCAGGATGTCGGCGGCTTGCTTGGTCGTGAGTTCGGCGTCAACGCGTACGACCGAAACCGAATCGCCGCGCGCAAGCGACTCCGTAGCTTTCGCCATCACCTGAAGCACGGAATGGGGGATCTTCGATGACTCTCCGTCGGGTCCGACGAACCGGCTTTTTGGACGCCGCCCTTTCGTTTTTGCCAGCGCGACCTTCAAAACCTTGGCTATCTCGGCGACCTCGTCGATCTCGCCCTTGGGTACCGATATCGTAGTCCGGGACTGCGTAACCCGCCGCGTGTCGCGATCGTTTTCGGATACCATTTTCAAAATCACCTCCACGTTTCACATTATTGAAAATTCGACCCAAACGCAACCAGGCCCGCGCGGTCGCCCGGGCCATTCGGCGAGCGATCATCCGGAGGGGCGAGATTGATCTTCGTCAACACGCCCCTAAAGCATCCCCGGTTTTCTTACGATAAGTTCCGCACGATTATTTTCGGTCCCGGACGGCGCGCGCAGGGGCCGCGCGCTTGATTCCCGGGCCGATTTTCATAGGCGGATTCCCATCGTGCGTTCGCGGACGGTTGTTCTTGCGATCCTTTTTGTCGCGGCGTTCGCGTTATTCGCGGCGCCGGCGGCGGCTCAATCCCACGACGAAGGCGACGCTGGCGGCGAGTCCGCCGGCGCCGGGTCGCACGACGCGCAGGCGGCACATGGCCACGGCGAACTCGGCAAGGAGCTTTCGCTTGTGTGGGCGATTCCGTTTGCCGCGATTCTGCTTTCGATCGCCCTGTTTCCGCTCGTGCTTCCGCATTTCTGGCACAAACACTTTCCGAAGGTGAGCGCCGTTTGCGCGCTCGCGTTCGCCGTGCCGTTCCTCGTTGGATACAAGATGCAGGCCGTGTCCGCGATCTGGCACATCGTCATCGCGGATTTCATCCCGTTCATCATTTTGCTTTCGGGCCTATTCACCGTGGCCGGCGGCATCGTCGTCCGCGGATCGTTTCGCGGATCGCCCGCGGTGAACGTCGCGATGATCCTCATCGGCACGATCCTGGCCTCCTGGATCGGCACGACCGGCGCGGCGATGGTGATGATCCGCCCGTTGCTGCGCGCGAATGCGTGGCGCAAGCGCCAGGCGCATGTCGTCGTCTTTTTCATCTTCCTCGTCGCCAACATCGGCGGATCGCTGACCCCGCTTGGCGACCCGCCGCTGTTCCTCGGATTCCTGCACGGCGTGCCGTTTTTCTGGACGATGAAACACGTCTGGCTGGAAACGTCCTTCGTCGCGGCGCTCGTGCTCGCCATCTTTTACGTCTGGGACACCGTGATGTATCGCCGCGAGTCCGCGCCGCCCGCCGACGGCGAACGCGAGCCCCTGCGTATCGAGGGCGCGCACAACTTCCTGTTCCTCCTTGGCATCGTCGGCGCGGTGCTGTTTTCGGGCATGGTCGAACTCGGCGAGATCCCGATGGGCTTTGGCGTGCACGAGTCCGTACAGAATCTCATTCGCGATTTCGCCATCGTCGTCATCGCCATCTCCGCCTACAAATCGACGCAGGCCTCGATGCGCGAGGCCAACAGCTTCACGTGGTTTCCGATCCTGGAGGTCGCGTACCTGTTCGCGGGTATCTTCGTCACAATCATCCCCGCGCTCGAGATCCTGAAGGCCGGGCAGGAGGGCGCGCTCGGCTTCCTGGTGTCCGCGGTGAACACGCCGCCCCGCTACTTCTGGGCGACGGGCGTCTTGTCGAGCTTTCTCGACAACGCGCCGACGTACCTCACGTTTTTCAATGCCGCGCTCGGCCAGCTCTACCCCGGCGTGGCCGAGGCGCAGGCGGTGCCGCACCTCATCGGCGCTGCCGCGGGCGGGCCGCCGCCGGGCATCGACTTCCTCGCGGCGATCTCCGTCGGTGCGGTGTTCATGGGCGCGAACACCTACATCGGAAACGCGCCGAACTTCATGGTAAAATCGATCGCGGAAGAGGCGGGCATTCCGATGCCCACGTTCTTTGGCTACATGCTGAAGTATTCGATTCCGGTTCTCGTCGTCGTCTTCCTGCTGATGACACTCGTTTTCTTCTAAAAGGAGGCGCCCCTTGAGCGCGGCTTATTTCGAATTCGTGCTGACCGGCAACGAGCAGGAGATTCGCGACCTTGTCGCCAACGCGCGAGCGACGATGGGCGCCAACGTCGCCGTCTTCATCTCCCGCGATGTCGGCATCCACGGAGAGACGCGCTTGCACAAGGCGTTGCAGATGGTGCGTCTGGAAAAAGCGCACCTGCACGTGCTCGTGCCCGCCGCGGTATTCGACGATTTCCGCGCGATGGCCGCGACGGCGGCGGCGATCGACATCGAGTCGGCGCACGAGGTGCTTGAACAAAGCTTCAAGTTCCGGTTTCGCTGTTACAACAAGGAGAAGGCGCACGCGATCGCGAGACTGTTCAATCCGCCGCCCGAGGGCGTCACGATGCGCAACTACGAATTCAAGCAGCGCGACGACCCGGAAGCCAAGGGGCAGGAGCTCTACACGCCGACGCACGACTTCGAATACGTCGGACACGGCGAAGCGACCGGCGAGCTGCCGAGGCTCGTCGCCATGCACCGCCGGGCCGAGGAAGAACCGCTCGTCGAGCTTTCGGAGATCCACCTGACGCTCGGCGCGGACGTCGTCAAAAACGATTGACCACGGAGAACACGGAGTCCACAGAGGTATTTCCGTGTTTCCGTCGTCGGATGGAAAAACAGCGCGCATCGGGTCGTTTTTTCCCCTCCGTGTCCTTCGCGCTCTCTGTGGTGAACGGTGTTTTGCGCCTCCTGCGATGAGTTTACAGTCTTTCAGCCTTCTAGCCTCCTACAAGCCCTTTGCGTCTTTGCGGTAAATATCGTAAATAACGCGCCGGACAAACGTGGTCGTCCTTGCCGGGCGGCTTGGGGACATCGGGTATGATCGAAGTCAACTGGACGCTCGGATACGTCGTCGTTTTGTTTCTGGCGCTCCTCGTTTTTCTGGGGCGCGTTCTGATCACGCCGGTGCGCAAGGTGCTCGACGCGCGCGAAGCGGCGCACGAGGCGCCCGCGAACGCGGCGCGCGAGCTTCGCCGCCAGGCTCAGGAGTTGCGCGCCGATCTCGAAACGAGGCTCGAGGAAGCGCACACGCAGGCCCAGCGCGTGTCCGCCGCGCTCGCGGAGGAGTCCGCGCGACAGCGTGAGTCGGTGTTCGGCGAGGCGCGCGGCCAGGCCGAGCGCATCATGAAAGAGACGCGCGCGAACCTGCAATCGACCGTCGCCGCCGCGCGCGAACGCCTGGACGCCGACGCCCGCAAGCTCGCCGACCAGCTCGCCAAAAAGCTGCTCGAAACCGCGTAAGCGCAAGTCTCACGCGGAGACGCGGAGCGCGCGGAGGTCGCCGAGTCAACAGAGCCGCGCGCGTCAGCAAGCGGTTAACCGGTTCGAATCAAGGGCTGGCTGTCGGAAGAGCTACGTACCCGCACCCGATCTCGCTTCTCAATTCTCGCTCCTCACTCCTCGCATTCGTGATATGATGCATCCCTCTTTTCGGGGGTAGTGCATGTCATATCGCGTGCATGTGTTCCGGGGATACCTGTTCCTGGTGCTGGCGGTGGGGTGCGTCGTGGCGGCGCTTGCCGGGTGCGACACCGGCGGCACGCCGATCGCCGTCGCGGACGACAATGATGACGTGGCGGATGACGATGACGATTCCGCGAGTGCGGACGATGATGAGATGGACGATGACGATGCCATCAGCGAGTTCGGTGACGATGCGGCGGGTGATCGCGACGCGGAGTTCGCGACCCGCTGGATCGACGCGACCGGGTTCACTTTCGACGACGGCCCCGTCCATGGCGAGTTGATCGAGGGCGGCGCGCTGGGCGGCGAGGGTTTCGACGTGGCACGGTTTACCGACGGACAATTCGTGGTCATTGCGACGATGGGTTCGTTTCTATTGGAACTTCGCGAAACACCAGACGGCGATTGGACATGGTCGGAAATCATTCGCGCTTGGGGCCGATACGTTCTTGATGTTTCCGTAGCGACCGATTCGCAAGATCATATCCATATCGCGTATTGCGACTCGAATTTTGATATCCGCTACGCGACAAATGCCGGCGGCGATTGGGCGGACGAGACCGTCCTCATCGTGGCTTTGGATTCATTCGTGTGCCCGAGAACGGCGATCACGATCGACTCGAAAAGTCACGCGCGTGTTCTGGTCGGGGCCTATCACGGGCCGATCTATCTGGAGCAAACGGACGCGGGGTGGACCGCGGCAGAGTTCGACCCGCGATTTGATCTCGGGTACACGGTCGCGATTGCCGTTGACGCCGAGGATCACGTTCACGTCGCATACGACGGAGATTCTTATCCGCCGCAATACGCGAACAACGCCGGAGGGATCTGGCAATTTCAGGACATCGACGATGCAGGCTATCTTGGCGGCGCGATGGCGCTTGATGCGGCAGGCGTCGTGCATGTGACGTACACGCGGAGTGACGGCGTTCGATATTACGCCAACAATACGAACGGCGCTTTTCAGCGGGAGGTCGTCGACAACACCTCGCGCTCCGGTTGCGCGATCACGTTTGACCCGCGCGGTGACGTTGCCATCGCTTATGTGGGCGACTCGAACTTGCGGTACGCGCGGCGGACGGGCCCGGCGTGGGAAATCGAAGTGCTACCAGGTACGACGGCGGCTAGCAGCGGCGAATTTCGCCTTGCATTCGACGGCGACGGCGCACCGATCGTATTTCACGATCCAAATGGCGAACAGCTCGATAAGATTGCTCGCGACGAATCCGAATGGATATCAACGACGCTACCGTTTGCGGGTGCGATCTATCTCGAATCCGGTTCGATCGCGATTGATGAGGCGGGCACGGCGCGGCTTGTTTACGAGTTGGACGGGAAAATCGGTATTGCCGCCTCAAGTGATAGCGGCTTAAAAAAACGGGCCATGAATGTCGGGAGTTGCCGGAGCGGATTCGATGCCGCGAGTTCATCCGACGGGTCGCTCTCGGTCATTTGCTCCGACATAAACAAGCTCGTCGCCTGGGAGATTCGCGATGACATGGCGATGCGGACGACGCTCGCGACTGGCGAAAAGCATTACAGCCCGTCGATTGATCGTGACGATGCGGGCCACAGCCATGTCTGTGGTTTCGACCCGGATACTCGCGAGCTAAAGTATTGGACAAATTCGAGTGGTGAATGGACGTCCGAGGCGTTGCCGCCAGGTAAGATGTATGAGCACTCCGCACCATGCATCGTTCTACGCGCGAAAAGTGGTGTTGTGAACATCCTGTATCGAACCGAGGAGAAAGTAACGCACGTCTTTGGCGAAAGGGGTTCATGGTTGACGCAAGCGCTCAGCGAAATTCCAGACGCGGGCGATTCGTATAACGGCACAGGTTTCCGGTGGCTCGGACTTGCGCCGACACGCGACGGCGTGACGTACGCGACGGTCACCCGTGTAGATTGGCGGACGACGCCACACCAACTTACGCGCGTTTACTATCAAACGTATTTTTTCGAGCGCGAAAACAATGCGTGGCGGCGGAAAAACACATGGTTTGATGTCCCTGGAGTCCGACTCGGCTCAGACTCATTTTCGACACTTGTTGGCGGTTTCGATTTTGTGAATCGAGTAAAATCAAGGATTTACGCGCCGAATTTTGGAAAATCGTCGAAAATGTAGTGGTAAAAAAGCGCGTCTGCATGTGGATTAGCTGTTGACAGCAGCGTCGTTGGCATTGAATGTGACCGCATGTTTGTACGGCTGCGGCGTAGTGTGCAGGGCGGGAAGACCTACGAGTACCTGCAAATTTGCGAATCCTACCGGGAAGGCGCGAAGGTCAAACAACGGCTGATCGCGAATCTCGGGCGCATCGAGCATTTGCGGGCGTCGGGCCAGCTCGACGGCGTGCTGACAAGCCTCGCGAAATTCAGCGATCGCGTGCGCGTGATCGAGGCCCACCGCACGCAGGGGATGGTGGCGCGGTCGGCGAAATCCTGGGGTCCGGCGCTGGTTTTCGGCCGTTTGTGGGAGCGGCAGGGTTTGCCGCACGTGCTGGGGCGTCTGGCCGCTGGCCGGAAGTTCGCGTTCGACCCGGAGCGCGTGGCGTTTGCGCTGGCCTTGCAGCGGCTGTGCGAACCGGGCAGCGATCTTCAAGGCTCGGAGTGGTTGAAAGACGTCGAGGGTCTGCCCGAGATCGGCCTGCACCAGATGTACCGCACGGTCGGCTGGCTTGCCGAGGTCCGCGAGGAATTGGAGCGCATGCTCTTTTTTCGCGACCGCGACCTGTTTCATCAGGAGATTGACCTGGTCTTCCTGGACACGACGAGCACGTACGTCTATCGCGACCAGGAGACGGCGTTTTGCAAACGCGGTTACTCCCGCGACAAACGGCCGGACCTGCCGCAGATGGTGCTGTGCGTCGCGGTGGATCGATCCGGCTGGCCGATCGCGTGGGAGGTCTTTCCCGGCAACACCGCGGACAAGGACGCCTTCACGCACGTGGTCACGCGCCTGCGCGAGCGCTTTCAGATCCGGCGCGTCGTCGTCGTCGCGGATCGCGGGATGATCTCGAAGGACTCGATCGAGCTGCTCACGGGGGATAAAGAGGCGCCGTTCGATTTCATCCTCGGCTGCCGGATGCGCCGGGACCTCGACGTGACGGACCTTCTGCACATGACGCGCGAGTTCGACGAGATCGCGCCCGGCCTCGGCGTGGCGGAGCGGACCCTCGAAGGCAAGCGCTACGTCGTCTGTTACAACGAGGTCGAGGCGAAAAAGGACGCCGCCGCGCGCGAGGCGATGGTCCAGTCGCTCATGGAAAAACTCGAAGCCGGCGAGTCGAAGAGCCTCGTCGGAAACACCGGGTATCGCCGATTCCTGAAAGGCGAGAAGTGGCAAAAAAGGGGACAGTCACCTATTACTACTGTGTCATAAACGTTTCGTGCCCACAGCAGGGGCAGTGCCCGAGATTTTTGGTGAGGTATCGTGCGCATTCAAGTCGTTTCGTGGCGATGGACGCGGGGCTGTGTCGTTCGGGACGAACCGGGGGCGCCTCTTGGCCGAAAACCTTTGGGTAGGCGAGCGGCTTTGAGGAAGGCCAGAGGCTCTGGGGGGGAAAGCCTCGCCCGCTCCGCGACGAGGAAGGCATACGCCGCGACGCAAAGGGCACCGTGATGGTGGAACCCCCTCCATCCGCGGCCTTCGTAGTGCCCGAGCCCGAGTTCCTGTTTCATTTCTTCGTAATCCCGCTCGATCCGCCAGCGCAGTTTCACCAGGCGCACCAGATCGTCGAGGGGGACCATCCCCGGGGCCGAGGACAGGGTGTATTTCGTCGGTTCCTTCTCGTTTTTGGGCCATTCGACGAGCAGCCATTCGCGCTCGCGAAGCTCGGACTTTTTATAGTCCCGATGCGCCGCGCGCACCCGGAGGGCCGCAAAGCGCGAGACCAACGCGCCTTTCGTTCCCTCGCGCCAACACACGTCCCGCCACGCGCATTCCGTGGTAGATGATTTTCACGCGAAATGGGGTTGGAGGGACGAAACGCCGTAAATCATGAAGCCGAAAAAGGCGCGTGTTTCGCTTCCGCTTTTCCAGACGGATCTGATTCGCTCCATCGACAAGAAGCACTCCCTTTACGACTTGGCGCACAACTTGGGATTGCCCGCGTTCGAACCGGCTTTTGGCGACTGCTACGCGACGGAAGATAACGACATTCGTGCCGGCCGGGCTCGGCGACCCCGGGCGCGCAACGCAATGAAACAAATCGATGCAACATCAGCGAAACAACGCGAAACATTACGCCGCAACGATCCCGCCAGACATTAACAATCATCAAATAAAACAATAACTTCCGGTGCGGAACGCCGCTTGGCACGGATCGTGGTCTATCCACCCTCGTGATGCTGCAGTTCCAGGAAGTCCCCCAATCGAGACGAGGTGCGTGGATGCGTTTGGCGTGGATGACGACTTTCGTACTTTTGCTGGCTGCGGCAAGCCCGCCGGCTTTCGCGACCGAGACTCTGACACTCGAGCGCGCGATCGACCTGGCGCTCGCGGGCAATCGGGAGATTCAGGCCGCGCAATACGACCGCAACGCGGCCGGTTTCGGAGTCGGCGAGGCGGTCAGCTATTACCTGCCGCACGTTTCGGTGCAGGCGATCCACATGCAAACAAACAACCCCGTGATGGCCTTCGGTACGTCGCTGAACCAGGGGACGTTCTCGCTGATGGAATTCCAGACGACCGATCCGAACGAGCCCGACGTCACCGACGACTACATCACACGCATCGAAGGGACGCAGGCGATCTTCGGCGGCGGGAAGATCCTGACCGGCATCCACCAGGCCCGCCGCATGGTTCAGGCGGCCGGACACGCGCGCGACTGGCAGAAGGTCGATGTGCGTTTCCGCGTCACCGAGGCGTATTACAACGCCCTGCGCGCGCGGCGCTTCGTGGCGCTGACCGAGCAGGTGATCGCCACGATGGACCGCCACGTGAAGACGGCGGGCGACTATTACGACCAGGGCCTTGCGCTCGAATCCGACAAGTTGCAGGCCCAGGTGTATCGCGGCGAGGCGAAGCTCGCGAACGTCGAGGCGTCAAACCATTATCGCCTGGCGATCGAGAACCTGAACTTCCTGCTTGGCGCCGAACGCGGCAAGGCGTGGGATCTCGCGGAACCGCCGGATTTCGAATGCGGGGCCGGAGAACCGGATGCGCTCGTTGACGAGGCGCTCGCCAGGCGCGCCGACCTTGCCGCGATGATGCGCAAGGTCGATGTCGCGCGCGCCGGGCAGGCGATGGCCGCGACGGGCTTTGTCCCCACCGTGGGGCTGAAGGCCGAATACAATTTTCATGACGACGAGGAATGGCTCGGCGATCAGGCGGAAGACTGGTCGGTTTTCCTTGTGGCCAACTGGGAAATCTTCGACGGCGGGCGCGATGTCGCGAAGGTCGGCAAGGCCGTCAACGAGGCGCGCGCCGCCAAAACGCGCCTTGCGCACATGCGCGAGGGCGTCGCGCTGCAGGTGATGGAAAAGCGGCTGAACCTTTCGGCCGCGGAGCAGAAATTCGCCGTCGCGTCCGCGTCGGTGACGCAGGCCGAACGCGCGCTCGAAATCCAGACCAACCGCTTTGAAAGCGGCCTGCTCAAGATCGGCGATCTGCTCGACGCGCAGACAAACGACACCAAGGCGAAAACCAACGAACTCAACGCCACCTACGACCTGATTCTCGCGCGGCTCGCGCTTCGCCACGCCGTTGGCGATCAGCAGTGCGGCCCGGACGCCGAAACGACGGAAGGGAACTGATATGAAAACCAAAAAGAGCACGATCCTTGTCGCGTTCGCGGCGTTTGCGGCGATCGCCGCCGCGGGCTGCGGGCCCGGCGCGACCACGACGCCCTACGTCGAGCCGCCCGTCGCCGAGGTGCGTGTCGAAACACCCGGCGGCGCCGAATCCGGCGCGTTTTTCCAGACCGTCGGCCGCGTGAAGAACGTGCGCGAATCGACCCTCGCCTCGAAGGTCATGGGCACGGTGCGCGACATCAAGGTGAAGGCGGGCAGCAAGGTGCGTCGCGGGCAGACGCTCATGCGCATCGACGACGCGGATATCGCCGGCAAGGCGCAGCAGGCTGCCGGCGCGCTCGCGCAAGCCAGGGCGGCGCTCGCGATTACGGAGGCCAATCACAAGCGCTTCGTGACGCTGTTCGAATCCGGATCGGCGTCCAAGGCGGAGCTCGACAAGGCGACGTTCGATTACGACGCGGCAAGGGGCGCGCTGGAGCAGGCACAGGGCGCCGTCGCCGAGGCCGCAAGCTACCTCGCCGAGGCCCGCGTCGCCGCGCCGTTTGATGGCGTTGTCGTCGACACGATGATCGAGGAGGGCGAGATGGTCGCGCCCGGCCGGCCGCTCGTGCGCATCGAGGGCCAATCCGCGCTGGAGTTCGAGACGACGGTCAACGAACGCGACGTTGCGTTCATCGAGATCGGGCAAAAGGCGCCGGTCCTGCTCGACGCCGTGTCCGGCGAAAAATCGCAAATCGACGGCGAGATCAGCGAGATCGTGCCGGCCTCCGACGGAACGCACAGCCAGGTCGTTCGCATCGCGCTTGTTGACGGTGCGGAGGTTCGGTCCGGCCTGTTCGGGCGCGTGCGTTTCGCGAAGCCGGACGGCGCGGCGAGCGCGCGGCTTGCGCCGTCGGACCGCGTCGTGCGTCGCGGGCAACTGGCGGGGGTGTGGGTCGTGGATCACGGCGATCGCGTGCGTCTGCGCCTCGTGCGCGAGGGGCGTGCGTCCGGCGACAGGACGGAGATCTTCGCGGGCGTCCTCGCGAAGGACCGCATCGTGACCTCCGACATCTCCGAACTCATCGACGGCCAGCCGGCGAAGGTGGTGAACTGATGGACGCGAAGGAACGCGAGGTTCTGCGGCGGCACTTCGAACGAAAAAAGCTCGGCGTCTCCGGGCGGATCGCCGCCGCGTTTCAGGCGAACAAGCTGACGCCGCTTCTGGTGCTGTTCGCGTTTTTCCTCGGCGCGCTCGCGCTCGCGATCACGCCGCGCGAGGAAGAGCCTCAGATCATCGTTCCGATGATCGACATCTTCGTGCCGTCGGCGGGGCTCTCGCCCGAGGAGATCGAGACGCTCGTCACCGACCCGATGGAGAAGCTGCTCTGGGAGATCACGGGCGTCGAGCATCTCTACTCGGTGTCGCGCCCGGGTCTTTCGATGGTGATCGCCCGCTTCAAGGTCGGCGAGAACGAAGAAGACAGTCTGGTGAAGGTCTACAACAAGCTGCACGGCAACGCGGACCGGATTCCGCACGGCGTGGGGCAGCCGCTCATCAAGCTGCGCACGATCGACGACGTTCCGGTCATGGCGGTGACGCTGCACTCGAAACTCTACGATCATTACATGCTGCGCCAGGTCGCGGGGGAATTGGCGACCGAGCTCAAGAAGGCGCCCGACGTCGCGGACGTGACGTTCATCGGCGGGCAGCGCCGGCAGGTGCGCGTCGCGATCGATCCCGCGCGCCTCGCGGGGTTCATGGTCTCGCCGTTGCAAGTGTTCGGCGCGCTTTCGCGCGATAACGCGAATCTTCCGGCGGGCGCGTTTGCCAAGGGCGGCAAGAATTATCTCGTGGAGGTCGGCGACTTTTTCCGCGACGCGCGGGACGTCGGCAATACGGTCGTCGCGGTTTACGGCGGCCGGCCCGTGTATCTGGCCGACGTTGCGGAAGTGATCGACGGACCCGAGGAGATCGCGAATTACGTCTTTCACCGCGCGGGCGCGACGCACGCCGCCGCAAAGGACGCGGGCGATTCCGACTGGCCGTTCGCCGATGAGGCGGCGGTGACGATCGCCGTCGCCAAGCGGCGCGGCGCGAACGCGACCGATTTGACGACCGCGCTTTGGAAGCGCGTGCAGGACCTGAAAGGCGATGTGATCGTGTCGGGCATCGACGCGACGCTCACGCGCGACTACGGCTTCACCGCGAAGGAAAAATCAGACGAGTTGATCTTCCACATGGTGCTTGCCACGGTGGCGGTCATCATTTTGATGGGCGTGTTTCTCGGCGTGAAGGAGGCGGCGGTCGTCGCGGTCGCCGTTCCGATGACGCTCTCACTTACGCTCTTCACGAGCTATTTTTTCGGCTACACGCTCAACCGCGTTACGCTGTTCGCGCTCATCTTCGCGATCGGGATTCTGGTGGATGACGCGATCGTCGTGGTCGAGAACATTCACCGCCACGCGCGCATGAAGTGGGCGCCGCAATCGGTGATGACGCCATACGCTGTGGACGAGGTCGGCAACCCGACGATCCTCGCGACGTTCACCGTCATCTTCGCGCTCATGCCGATGGCTTTCGTCTCCGGAATGATGGGCCCGTACATGAGCCCCATTCCCATCAGCGCGTCGGCGGCGATGTTCTTCTCGCTTGTCGTCGCGTTCGTGGTGACGCCGTGGATGGCCGGCGGGCTGATGACGCTTTCGGAGCGCGTGCGCGCAAGGCTCGGCAAGGGCGAGGCGGCGCACGACGCCGAACACGGCGCGGGCCGCATCGACGCGGTATATCGCCGGCTCATGGAGCCGCTGGTCGAGAACGCGAAGCTGCGCAACCTCGCGCTGGCGTCGGTCGTCGTTCTGCTGTTCGCGTCGATGTCGCTTTTTTACGTGCGCGCGGCGAAGGTGAAGATGCTGCCGCACGACAACAAGTCGGAGTTCCAGGTCGTCATCGACGCCGACGAGGGCACGACGCTCGAGGAAACGACCGCACTCGCGCGCGAGATCGCCGACGCGCTCGCGAAGGACCCGATGGTCGCCGACCTGCAGATCTACGCGGGCACGAGCGGGCCGATCAACTTCAACGGCCTGGTTCGCCACTACTTCCTGCGCCAGGGACCGACCGTCGCCGATGTGCAGGTGAATCTTTTGCCCAAGCACGACCGCGCCGAGAAGTCGCACGACATCGCGCGCCGCCTGCGGCCGACGATCGACGCCATCGCGGCGAACCACGACGCAACGGTGATCGTCGCCGAGGTTCCGCCCGGCCCGCCGGTGTGGGCGACAATGATGGCCGAGGTATACGGTCCGAATATCGAGGGCCAGCGCAAGTTCGCCGCGGACATCGAGCGCGTCTTTACCGAGGCGCCGGGCATCACGGATGTCGATCGGTGGGTGGAGCGCGAGCAGGCGAAGTTCGCCTTCACGGTGGACAAGGCCAAGGCGGCGCTTTCGGGCATCACGACCGAGCAGGTCACGAATACTGTGGGCCTCGCGCTGTACGGCAAATCCGCCGGTCTTTTGCACACCGGCCGCGACCGCGAGCCGGTGGAGTTGATGGTGCACGTGCCCGAGCCGTTGCGCTCGTCGGTCGAGGACATCGAAAGCATCAAGGTCCACGCCGGCGACGGGCGACTTGTCGCCGTGCAGTCGGTGACCGAGCGCGACACGCGCGGGCAGGAGCCGTTCATCTATCGCAAGGACCTGCGTCGCGTGGTGTACGTGACCGGCGAGGTCGTGGGCGAAGACGAAAGCCCCGTCTACGGCATCCTCGACACGAAGGACACCATCGCGAATCTCGTCGCGCCGGACGGCGCCAAGGCCGCGCAACTGTTCTCGGGAATGCCCGAGGACGAGAGCACGTATTCGGTCAAGTGGGATGGTGAGTGGCAGATC
It encodes:
- a CDS encoding efflux RND transporter permease subunit; this translates as MDAKEREVLRRHFERKKLGVSGRIAAAFQANKLTPLLVLFAFFLGALALAITPREEEPQIIVPMIDIFVPSAGLSPEEIETLVTDPMEKLLWEITGVEHLYSVSRPGLSMVIARFKVGENEEDSLVKVYNKLHGNADRIPHGVGQPLIKLRTIDDVPVMAVTLHSKLYDHYMLRQVAGELATELKKAPDVADVTFIGGQRRQVRVAIDPARLAGFMVSPLQVFGALSRDNANLPAGAFAKGGKNYLVEVGDFFRDARDVGNTVVAVYGGRPVYLADVAEVIDGPEEIANYVFHRAGATHAAAKDAGDSDWPFADEAAVTIAVAKRRGANATDLTTALWKRVQDLKGDVIVSGIDATLTRDYGFTAKEKSDELIFHMVLATVAVIILMGVFLGVKEAAVVAVAVPMTLSLTLFTSYFFGYTLNRVTLFALIFAIGILVDDAIVVVENIHRHARMKWAPQSVMTPYAVDEVGNPTILATFTVIFALMPMAFVSGMMGPYMSPIPISASAAMFFSLVVAFVVTPWMAGGLMTLSERVRARLGKGEAAHDAEHGAGRIDAVYRRLMEPLVENAKLRNLALASVVVLLFASMSLFYVRAAKVKMLPHDNKSEFQVVIDADEGTTLEETTALAREIADALAKDPMVADLQIYAGTSGPINFNGLVRHYFLRQGPTVADVQVNLLPKHDRAEKSHDIARRLRPTIDAIAANHDATVIVAEVPPGPPVWATMMAEVYGPNIEGQRKFAADIERVFTEAPGITDVDRWVEREQAKFAFTVDKAKAALSGITTEQVTNTVGLALYGKSAGLLHTGRDREPVELMVHVPEPLRSSVEDIESIKVHAGDGRLVAVQSVTERDTRGQEPFIYRKDLRRVVYVTGEVVGEDESPVYGILDTKDTIANLVAPDGAKAAQLFSGMPEDESTYSVKWDGEWQITHDVFRDMGIAFGVVMILIYILVVAWFRSFATPFIIMTPIPLTLIGIIPGHWLTGTYFTATSMIGFIALAGIVVRNSILLVDFIEQELDAGAELKEAVLQAGAVRFRPIVLTAAALVIGGAVIMLDPIFSGLAVSLIFGVTISTALTLVVIPLSYYMFRRHEIRVHGDVLHHHQEDAA